In the Leptospiraceae bacterium genome, one interval contains:
- a CDS encoding terminase → MLSSNILLEAIAEETTKKFGKLDPSDRKIYGKVHGENDLIAFAKYVDPDFEAPSHIQKIAEKLTQVESGEIDRLIINLPPRHGKSLFTSKIFPAWFLGKHPKREIITTAYGADLVIDFTGYQRNLCESEKYKDIFPKLKVRQDTRARERWMTEDGGMVIGAGVGGPITGRGADLLLIDDPIKNPEEAVSERIQDNIWDWYRTVALTRLYPKGRIVLIMTRWATNDLAGRLIESQGLKENGGAWNILKLPALSETGEALWPERYSSDILFNVRKDMGEKYFSSLYQQEPMDTQERLFDDPVFEEPPGNITNFAYLDPAFGGKDFSALTIGGIDKQADKPQSAPIYIAFGDIWRKQIDETYDKVTFYLKEYKVSALYVESNQAQTLIAREFRNRGFHVKEIYSSTAKHLRIMNNVKLNWRRLKFSRMVNQDYLKQILQYNELASHDDAPDSLAGLLAQIVNSGNNLFNRYDSILERIFR, encoded by the coding sequence CTGTTGAGTAGCAACATTCTGCTTGAAGCGATCGCAGAGGAGACGACCAAGAAATTCGGCAAACTTGATCCGTCCGACCGGAAAATTTATGGAAAGGTTCATGGCGAAAATGATTTAATCGCTTTTGCGAAATACGTCGATCCGGATTTTGAAGCTCCATCACATATCCAAAAGATTGCAGAAAAATTAACTCAGGTAGAATCGGGAGAGATAGACCGGCTGATTATAAATCTTCCTCCGAGGCATGGCAAAAGTCTTTTTACCTCAAAAATATTCCCTGCGTGGTTTTTAGGGAAACACCCAAAACGGGAAATCATCACTACTGCGTACGGTGCTGACCTCGTTATAGATTTTACTGGCTATCAGAGAAATCTTTGCGAGTCCGAAAAATACAAGGATATTTTCCCGAAACTGAAAGTCCGTCAGGATACGAGAGCGCGTGAACGCTGGATGACAGAGGACGGGGGTATGGTAATCGGAGCCGGTGTCGGCGGACCTATCACCGGACGCGGAGCTGATCTTCTACTCATCGACGACCCGATTAAAAATCCCGAAGAGGCAGTAAGCGAGCGCATTCAGGACAATATCTGGGACTGGTACAGAACCGTCGCGCTTACAAGACTATACCCGAAAGGCAGAATCGTTCTCATCATGACCCGATGGGCTACAAACGATCTGGCTGGAAGACTCATTGAATCGCAAGGCCTAAAAGAAAACGGAGGCGCGTGGAACATTCTGAAACTGCCTGCGTTAAGCGAAACAGGAGAAGCTCTCTGGCCCGAACGTTATTCCTCAGACATTCTTTTCAACGTCCGCAAAGACATGGGCGAGAAATATTTTTCTTCTCTCTACCAGCAAGAGCCTATGGACACACAGGAGCGTTTGTTTGACGATCCGGTGTTCGAGGAGCCTCCGGGAAATATTACAAACTTTGCGTACCTTGACCCTGCTTTCGGAGGAAAGGATTTTTCGGCATTAACCATTGGAGGAATAGACAAACAGGCAGACAAGCCACAGTCGGCTCCGATCTATATTGCATTCGGCGACATCTGGCGTAAACAAATCGACGAAACCTACGACAAGGTCACCTTTTATCTGAAAGAATACAAGGTTTCTGCTCTCTACGTCGAGTCCAATCAGGCGCAGACATTGATTGCCAGAGAATTTCGCAATCGTGGATTTCATGTAAAGGAAATCTATTCCTCGACCGCAAAACATTTGCGGATTATGAACAATGTAAAACTGAACTGGAGAAGGCTCAAATTTTCCAGAATGGTAAATCAGGATTATCTGAAACAAATCCTGCAATACAATGAGCTCGCCTCGCATGATGACGCGCCGGATTCTCTCGCAGGACTTTTGGCTCAGATCGTGAATAGTGGAAATAACCTATTCAATCGTTATGACTCTATATTGGAAAGGATATTTAGATAA
- a CDS encoding DUF1073 domain-containing protein, whose translation MSKQKLQTRYDSLVDVNTGMGTNTDKLTHLRPRATYLSSEECRSWYKSNGFIQNIVDAPAEDSVREWITIKTNKDELNISRIIENRLTELNVKNKLKNLIRFSRLYPEGGFLFYGVNSPIPQTSLNLKETLPDSIYRISYLNVFGPDRVTITERKQSPLEAEYHKPEIRIDGYPLHSSRFSWLCPFYMPEEQTGISIIETIMHAIIAQHTAVHSTTTMLYETGSKIFKSPKVETLPPKEMAEFVRKIRSVMSSQSTMAIAGDEEIKRLETNLGGQGIKDLLEFIFDNLSGLARIPKSRLMGQAQGAIASGQYDLRSYYDDIARDQENDLRPILEKIIGLIVREQDGEIYKTLGGNVNSLDWEFTFNPLWQLSEKEESEIELNQARADDIYLTRGVVGPNDVRTKRFQEFEEFPAVEGNTEFGNLFPVPETPPENTATPVENQPGKTDVSLRNS comes from the coding sequence ATGTCAAAACAGAAACTGCAAACAAGATACGATAGCCTGGTAGATGTTAATACGGGAATGGGGACAAATACAGATAAACTAACTCATTTAAGACCAAGGGCAACCTATTTATCCTCAGAGGAATGTAGGTCTTGGTACAAATCGAATGGATTTATACAAAATATAGTCGATGCTCCGGCAGAAGATTCTGTGCGAGAATGGATTACCATTAAAACCAATAAAGATGAGCTGAATATTTCCAGAATAATTGAAAATAGGCTAACTGAACTTAACGTCAAAAATAAACTTAAAAATTTAATTAGGTTTTCACGTTTATATCCTGAAGGTGGGTTTTTGTTTTACGGGGTGAATTCTCCTATTCCGCAGACATCTTTGAACCTCAAAGAAACTCTGCCAGATTCGATTTACCGAATCAGTTATCTAAACGTATTTGGTCCCGACAGAGTGACCATAACCGAAAGAAAACAAAGCCCTCTGGAAGCAGAATACCATAAACCGGAAATCAGAATTGATGGATATCCCCTTCATTCTTCACGTTTTTCGTGGCTATGCCCTTTTTATATGCCGGAAGAACAGACTGGTATTTCTATTATTGAAACCATCATGCACGCGATCATCGCGCAGCATACGGCTGTCCACTCGACCACAACCATGCTTTACGAAACCGGATCTAAAATATTCAAGAGTCCGAAAGTGGAGACCTTGCCTCCAAAAGAAATGGCTGAATTCGTAAGAAAAATCCGATCTGTTATGTCCTCTCAGTCAACGATGGCGATTGCAGGCGACGAAGAAATAAAACGACTCGAAACAAATCTCGGAGGACAGGGAATTAAAGACCTTCTCGAATTCATCTTCGATAATCTTTCTGGTCTTGCGAGAATTCCAAAATCTCGTCTCATGGGACAGGCTCAAGGAGCCATCGCATCCGGTCAGTATGACCTTCGTAGTTACTACGATGATATAGCCAGAGATCAGGAAAATGATCTGCGTCCGATTCTCGAAAAGATCATTGGACTTATCGTCCGTGAACAGGACGGGGAAATTTACAAGACGCTCGGCGGAAACGTTAACTCCCTCGACTGGGAGTTTACATTCAATCCTCTCTGGCAGTTGTCCGAAAAAGAAGAATCAGAGATTGAACTCAATCAGGCGAGAGCCGACGACATCTATCTCACAAGAGGAGTCGTTGGACCAAATGATGTCCGCACAAAGCGGTTTCAGGAATTTGAGGAATTTCCGGCAGTGGAAGGAAATACCGAATTCGGAAATCTATTTCCGGTTCCCGAAACTCCTCCGGAAAATACTGCAACCCCCGTAGAAAATCAACCGGGTAAGACTGATGTTTCCCTTCGGAATAGTTGA
- a CDS encoding phage head morphogenesis protein: MMLKNSNEMHISGDLDKFRLGYKGDAKFKDRLRRQFDLLKSWSVSRTNVAIAQKLEKRFGTVNVRLVSSKQTSHDADDKPMFPTVSISAERSSQVQELVNEYTNTNFGLSGMAKDDFFANAQSKIFQGLREGKTFRSIADELEKLGGGISRSKAESWIRDQSGKFFGTLTRLEQTESGIPGYIWKITGYHTRDQHSKLAGTFHKWDKRPKMLYGTRTTEAHPGEDYNCRCWAEPAFGDEPDVKPWKDEWTATGSEQSLNAGDVVIDDTFSSFQTISIRKGIVDVNRTLDITPATDKQKFAFLPMTKAHSEFFNSDGFYDPFTGEIFIKPGIEYLELAVYHETYHKLDKEYLSVSTIRGIETPDAMELLYAIHQTNSFRSLNKLWVQNNNIMNMIYTFRKDSEWIARIFEQFISLKQEKGTLVNEIDKRNMDFAKRYNANYYLTKNELDKVLPLFENYLRKKGLLK; this comes from the coding sequence TTGATGCTGAAAAATTCCAACGAAATGCATATCTCCGGCGACCTTGACAAATTTCGTCTCGGTTACAAAGGTGATGCAAAATTCAAAGACCGTCTCAGAAGACAATTTGATCTGTTGAAATCGTGGTCTGTATCCAGGACAAATGTAGCGATTGCCCAAAAACTCGAAAAAAGATTCGGAACTGTAAATGTGCGTCTTGTCTCCTCAAAACAAACTTCCCATGACGCTGACGACAAACCGATGTTCCCGACAGTTTCTATTTCTGCTGAAAGATCAAGTCAGGTCCAGGAACTCGTCAATGAATACACAAATACAAATTTCGGATTGTCGGGAATGGCAAAGGATGATTTTTTTGCAAATGCCCAGTCCAAAATCTTTCAGGGACTCCGAGAAGGAAAAACTTTCAGATCCATCGCAGACGAATTGGAAAAACTCGGAGGAGGAATTTCCCGTAGCAAAGCGGAATCATGGATACGAGACCAGTCCGGAAAATTTTTCGGGACTCTCACAAGACTCGAACAAACAGAATCCGGCATCCCGGGCTATATCTGGAAAATCACGGGCTATCACACACGAGACCAGCACTCCAAACTCGCAGGCACATTTCACAAATGGGACAAACGCCCGAAAATGCTCTACGGAACACGCACAACAGAAGCTCATCCGGGAGAGGATTACAACTGCAGATGCTGGGCAGAACCAGCCTTCGGCGACGAACCGGACGTCAAACCCTGGAAGGACGAGTGGACCGCAACAGGCTCCGAGCAAAGTCTGAATGCCGGAGATGTTGTGATTGATGATACTTTTTCAAGTTTTCAGACTATCTCAATTCGAAAAGGCATAGTCGATGTCAATAGAACGCTTGATATTACGCCTGCAACGGATAAGCAGAAATTTGCCTTTCTTCCAATGACAAAAGCCCATAGTGAATTTTTTAATTCAGATGGATTTTACGACCCTTTTACTGGAGAAATATTCATAAAACCAGGAATTGAGTATTTAGAGTTGGCTGTCTATCATGAGACATACCATAAACTTGACAAAGAATATCTCTCCGTTTCGACAATCAGAGGAATTGAAACACCAGATGCTATGGAACTGCTCTACGCAATACATCAGACAAACTCGTTCAGGAGTCTAAACAAGTTGTGGGTGCAAAATAACAATATTATGAATATGATTTATACATTCAGAAAGGATTCGGAATGGATCGCCAGAATCTTTGAGCAGTTTATTAGTTTGAAACAAGAGAAAGGAACACTGGTCAATGAAATCGATAAACGCAATATGGACTTCGCAAAACGATACAATGCCAATTATTATTTAACAAAAAATGAACTTGACAAAGTCCTTCCTCTGTTCGAAAATTATCTCAGGAAAAAAGGTCTATTAAAATGA
- a CDS encoding DUF2213 domain-containing protein: protein MSVRFDRGTLEVLESRDGFLRARVTIAKTGVFPYIRNGKIRREAKLPEELFSDATLDSAKLKPVIEDHPPLSDNDGLLNSENYRKYVKGSLGDSIEVIEKKYINATETVFDKSLIDTLGKGDKREVSIGFECEIDETPGVFDGEEYDVIQRNIKINHIAHVDHGRGGADVRAHLDSSDISYQTNEEANMPTPKEVRKDGVDTPPESPGSAGSSAENWLIQFFQKLAATLNPSQSQAPVADAPKPSETETLKAQIDALTKENTDLKKKLNPSGDSASQKPPQDSNEAMIAKRADERMKLVETAKAVVKDFKHDGLTDREIRTQVIKAMTPNAEIKQDWNDEVVKVSFDASVNIAKEKFFMDKKTSNLPTMDEAEIEKLRAARLDMRGGK, encoded by the coding sequence ATGTCTGTAAGATTCGATAGAGGAACCCTTGAAGTATTGGAAAGCCGTGACGGGTTTTTACGCGCTCGCGTAACAATCGCAAAGACCGGTGTATTTCCATACATTCGTAACGGAAAAATTCGACGTGAAGCAAAACTTCCCGAAGAACTTTTTTCCGATGCAACCCTCGACAGCGCGAAACTGAAACCCGTAATCGAAGACCATCCGCCCCTTTCCGATAACGACGGACTCCTTAATTCCGAAAATTACCGGAAATATGTGAAAGGCTCACTCGGAGATTCGATCGAGGTCATTGAAAAAAAATACATCAATGCAACCGAGACCGTATTCGACAAATCTCTCATCGATACGTTAGGCAAAGGCGACAAGCGCGAAGTGTCTATCGGCTTTGAATGTGAGATCGACGAGACCCCGGGAGTTTTTGACGGCGAGGAGTATGATGTGATCCAGAGAAATATCAAAATCAATCATATCGCTCATGTAGATCACGGAAGAGGAGGAGCGGACGTGAGAGCGCATCTCGATTCTTCGGACATATCCTATCAAACAAACGAGGAGGCAAACATGCCTACACCAAAAGAGGTCAGGAAGGATGGAGTAGATACTCCTCCGGAAAGCCCGGGTTCTGCCGGATCAAGCGCAGAAAACTGGCTAATACAATTTTTTCAGAAACTTGCGGCTACTCTGAATCCGTCGCAGTCACAGGCTCCGGTCGCAGACGCTCCAAAGCCAAGCGAAACCGAAACGCTGAAAGCTCAGATCGACGCACTCACAAAAGAGAACACAGATCTGAAAAAGAAACTGAATCCGTCAGGCGACAGCGCAAGCCAAAAACCTCCGCAGGATTCAAATGAGGCTATGATTGCCAAACGTGCAGACGAAAGAATGAAACTTGTAGAGACTGCAAAGGCAGTCGTGAAGGATTTCAAACACGACGGACTAACTGATCGAGAGATCAGGACACAGGTCATCAAAGCGATGACACCTAACGCAGAGATCAAACAGGACTGGAACGACGAGGTCGTGAAAGTTTCGTTTGACGCATCTGTAAACATTGCAAAAGAAAAATTCTTCATGGATAAAAAAACTTCGAACCTTCCCACGATGGACGAGGCGGAAATCGAAAAACTGAGAGCTGCGAGGCTTGACATGAGAGGAGGAAAATAA
- a CDS encoding DUF2184 domain-containing protein: MPEIRHDSFLTKNDLLYIESVLLKPLDEELALRQIARVNPSYPRFAREIGYDVYKREGKAKVHAAGGRVKDIPFVGEEIDRTTQPAVDIATGIRYNEDELEAMQAKRSLGKGPAFSLDQSRIDAARRFVSEQEDFIGFNGDSSLKIQGVLNKTGIQAEDVAEGATGANATEKKKWENKTSLEILKDLHTAKTKVENSGHFNATTLVLSTEAKNRMLKPLNDVATLTLLKWLESEGLFFKKIITTNALKGANNVLNKNCFLVLDDNPAVIELAILKDITLGTPETDWTGETKMLVSERFGGSIIRYPSAIYVGKGI, from the coding sequence ATGCCAGAAATCAGACATGATTCATTTTTAACCAAGAACGATCTTCTCTATATAGAGAGCGTTCTTTTGAAACCTCTCGATGAAGAGCTTGCTCTTCGTCAAATTGCGCGGGTCAATCCGAGCTATCCGAGATTTGCAAGAGAAATCGGCTACGATGTCTACAAACGCGAAGGCAAAGCGAAAGTTCACGCTGCAGGCGGACGCGTTAAAGACATTCCGTTTGTCGGTGAGGAAATCGATCGAACCACACAGCCGGCGGTTGATATCGCGACAGGAATCCGCTACAACGAAGACGAACTCGAGGCAATGCAGGCAAAACGCTCTCTCGGCAAAGGCCCTGCGTTTTCCCTCGATCAGTCCAGAATTGATGCTGCGAGAAGATTTGTTTCTGAACAAGAGGACTTCATCGGTTTCAACGGAGACTCATCCCTGAAAATTCAGGGAGTTCTGAATAAAACCGGAATCCAGGCAGAGGATGTCGCTGAAGGTGCGACAGGCGCGAATGCGACAGAAAAGAAAAAGTGGGAGAATAAAACCTCGCTCGAAATTCTGAAAGACCTCCATACCGCTAAAACCAAGGTTGAGAATTCAGGACACTTCAACGCGACGACTCTCGTCCTTTCAACAGAGGCAAAAAACAGAATGCTGAAACCGTTGAACGATGTGGCAACATTGACGCTTCTGAAATGGCTGGAAAGCGAAGGTCTTTTCTTCAAGAAGATCATTACGACTAACGCACTAAAAGGAGCGAATAACGTCCTCAACAAAAACTGTTTTCTTGTTCTCGACGACAACCCGGCAGTAATCGAACTGGCAATTCTGAAGGACATCACCCTCGGAACGCCGGAAACAGACTGGACCGGAGAAACAAAAATGCTTGTATCCGAAAGATTCGGAGGATCGATCATTCGATACCCATCCGCAATCTATGTAGGAAAGGGCATTTAA
- a CDS encoding DUF1018 domain-containing protein produces the protein MNTTTSSKITPAQLRKIWASARDKGIDSDLLHTIVYQKTGKEHISDLHLGEAKRVIDRICGRRKQSKFQPSGRVAKMSFAQRTYLESLIGEIKKRGYGYTLEALSTKVVHKAYSQNLTRYEASKIITACKEILVRVG, from the coding sequence ATGAACACCACTACTTCCAGTAAAATCACACCTGCCCAATTGCGGAAAATCTGGGCGAGCGCGCGCGACAAAGGGATAGACTCCGATCTCCTCCACACAATCGTCTATCAAAAAACCGGCAAAGAACACATTTCAGACCTGCATCTAGGCGAGGCAAAACGCGTAATCGACCGGATTTGCGGGCGCAGAAAGCAATCCAAATTCCAGCCAAGCGGCAGAGTCGCCAAGATGAGTTTTGCCCAGAGAACATATCTGGAAAGCTTGATTGGAGAGATCAAAAAAAGAGGCTATGGCTACACCCTCGAAGCGCTTTCTACAAAGGTTGTCCACAAAGCGTATTCGCAAAATCTGACGCGCTACGAAGCGTCGAAAATCATCACTGCCTGTAAAGAAATTTTGGTTAGGGTGGGTTAG
- a CDS encoding helix-turn-helix domain-containing protein → MYQEEKMSQNPNKLLTPAEAAQELKVKPRTIANYRLSGKLPFEIVNNRKYLYRQSDIDKLKSYVDDEHHYFQ, encoded by the coding sequence ATGTATCAGGAGGAAAAAATGTCACAGAATCCAAATAAACTGCTCACGCCCGCAGAGGCGGCGCAGGAGCTGAAAGTCAAGCCCCGGACTATCGCAAATTACCGACTGTCGGGAAAACTGCCGTTCGAGATTGTCAACAACCGGAAATACCTCTACCGGCAATCAGACATCGACAAGCTGAAAAGCTACGTTGACGATGAACACCACTACTTCCAGTAA
- a CDS encoding helix-turn-helix domain-containing protein produces MKDRLKKIILSIGITQSEFAQKLCINISTMSELLTGERYKRLPDRSLIVLNKNYNVNLNWLLTGEGEMFLSSTCPTAQVLDVSGGKNVTESK; encoded by the coding sequence ATGAAAGATAGATTAAAAAAAATAATTTTGAGTATAGGAATAACTCAGTCAGAGTTTGCGCAAAAGCTCTGTATTAATATATCTACGATGTCCGAGCTTTTAACTGGAGAAAGATATAAGCGTCTGCCTGACCGTTCGTTGATCGTTCTCAATAAAAACTACAACGTAAATCTAAACTGGCTCCTAACCGGTGAAGGGGAAATGTTTTTATCCAGCACCTGCCCAACCGCCCAAGTGCTGGATGTATCAGGAGGAAAAAATGTCACAGAATCCAAATAA
- a CDS encoding host-nuclease inhibitor Gam family protein produces the protein MKQTQTRPLETLEDLNNRMSRLVEIESELKKIDGEKNKKVEMARNEFVELERDLVFEREELDQMVREFLLQNKDTIFASKKTVELPFATVKRIDSQEIEVRDEKSKELPPYTIELIEKNFPDRADEAIKIEKKVQKNTLKNWTDSELAKIGATRFYNTNINYKLRLELEKTDIAKPV, from the coding sequence ATGAAACAAACCCAAACCAGGCCGCTTGAAACTTTGGAAGATCTAAACAACCGGATGAGTCGCCTCGTTGAAATCGAGTCTGAACTGAAAAAGATCGACGGAGAGAAAAACAAAAAGGTCGAGATGGCAAGAAATGAATTTGTCGAACTGGAGCGCGATCTCGTTTTTGAGCGTGAAGAACTCGATCAGATGGTCAGGGAATTTCTTCTGCAGAACAAGGACACGATTTTCGCATCCAAAAAAACAGTCGAGCTTCCATTCGCAACAGTCAAGAGAATCGATTCTCAGGAAATCGAAGTCCGGGACGAGAAATCTAAAGAGCTTCCTCCTTACACAATCGAACTCATCGAGAAAAATTTCCCTGACAGGGCGGACGAAGCAATCAAGATCGAAAAGAAAGTCCAGAAGAACACTTTGAAAAACTGGACAGACTCGGAGCTTGCAAAAATCGGAGCCACAAGATTCTACAATACGAACATCAACTACAAGCTCCGTCTGGAACTCGAAAAAACGGACATTGCAAAACCGGTGTAG
- a CDS encoding winged helix DNA-binding protein, producing the protein MEDLSLKILKSFMRRPERDRSVGEISRMLSIRPRSASYNLRKLTVNGVLCSTGKTKSRRYKLIEK; encoded by the coding sequence ATGGAGGATCTGAGCTTGAAAATTCTGAAATCTTTCATGAGACGACCCGAAAGAGACCGCTCTGTCGGCGAAATCTCAAGAATGCTTTCGATTCGTCCAAGATCAGCTTCTTACAACTTACGCAAACTTACTGTGAACGGAGTTCTTTGTTCGACGGGAAAAACCAAATCCCGTCGCTACAAGCTAATCGAAAAATGA
- a CDS encoding IS3 family transposase, protein MSARLEAKREIIRKYLAPEFGIVKSCKALEISISSFYYQSDAKIKRKQEDKQLIEKIEAYLDLMPQSGYRSVTYFLRNDMKINHKRVYRIMHENLLKCSPKRAYHHATTDSKHNLKKYPNLLKDKSINHARVIVGDVTFFDVQGKNHYLASLMDMENREVIGRAVSDKLNSELVRSAFESALMNRGSLEGYIHHTDSDRRYCSHEYIELLNNSKIQISMCLGNAYENAHAESFNKTIKYQEINISCYADKIEAAKSIFQFIDRYNSIRPHSALGGLSPLQFKNKQKI, encoded by the coding sequence ATATCTGCAAGACTGGAAGCAAAAAGAGAAATTATCAGGAAGTATCTCGCACCAGAATTTGGAATTGTAAAAAGCTGTAAAGCTTTGGAGATCAGTATCTCTTCCTTTTATTACCAATCGGATGCAAAGATTAAAAGAAAACAGGAGGATAAGCAACTAATAGAAAAGATTGAAGCATATCTGGATTTAATGCCTCAATCAGGTTACAGGTCTGTCACTTATTTTCTGAGAAATGATATGAAAATCAATCATAAGCGAGTTTACAGGATCATGCATGAAAACCTTTTAAAATGCAGTCCGAAGAGGGCTTATCATCATGCGACCACGGATTCAAAACATAACCTGAAAAAATATCCAAATCTTCTTAAGGACAAGTCAATTAATCATGCACGAGTAATAGTTGGTGATGTTACTTTTTTTGATGTTCAGGGGAAAAATCATTATCTGGCATCACTAATGGATATGGAAAACAGAGAGGTCATCGGACGAGCTGTTTCTGATAAACTTAATAGTGAACTTGTCAGGTCTGCATTTGAGTCGGCTCTCATGAACAGAGGAAGTCTCGAAGGTTACATTCATCATACTGATTCTGATAGAAGATATTGTTCGCATGAATATATAGAACTTCTGAACAATTCCAAAATACAAATTTCAATGTGTCTTGGTAATGCATATGAAAATGCACACGCAGAATCTTTTAATAAAACTATCAAGTATCAAGAGATAAATATCTCCTGTTATGCTGATAAAATTGAAGCAGCCAAAAGTATTTTTCAATTTATTGATCGGTACAATTCAATCAGACCTCATTCAGCTTTAGGAGGACTATCTCCTCTGCAATTTAAAAATAAACAAAAAATATGA
- a CDS encoding transposase, with product MIRRNNYGKEFKEKIVMEILSGQSSVSQIAQREKVNPQTIRNWRNEIDTGKFEQNNQTEFALRKRVAELEGALANLALDNHILKKAQKYLQDWKQKEKLSGSISHQNLEL from the coding sequence ATGATAAGAAGAAATAACTATGGCAAAGAATTTAAGGAAAAAATAGTAATGGAAATTTTGTCCGGGCAGAGTTCCGTTTCGCAAATAGCTCAAAGGGAAAAGGTAAATCCTCAAACAATCCGAAATTGGAGAAATGAGATAGATACAGGAAAGTTTGAACAAAATAATCAAACCGAATTTGCTTTAAGGAAACGAGTCGCAGAATTGGAAGGTGCACTTGCCAACCTTGCGTTAGATAATCACATTTTAAAAAAAGCCCAAAAATATCTGCAAGACTGGAAGCAAAAAGAGAAATTATCAGGAAGTATCTCGCACCAGAATTTGGAATTGTAA
- the cas6 gene encoding type I-MYXAN CRISPR-associated protein Cas6/Cmx6: protein MDNNHLPLFLKLAGKQILIGDEKLKLGIPKVYMLKPHKTLYSRLVTIKGFLQPNEFKSALIQKLESIGIKQEPILFHKDSSDYPIRKTIRIKDKEIIGYPVLIPNLDPNDSILLQEVGLGGRRKMGCGHFVGVR, encoded by the coding sequence ATGGATAATAATCATTTGCCCCTATTTCTCAAACTAGCTGGAAAACAAATTCTCATTGGTGATGAAAAGCTTAAATTAGGTATCCCAAAAGTATATATGCTAAAGCCGCACAAAACTTTATATAGCCGTCTCGTTACTATTAAAGGTTTTTTACAACCAAACGAATTCAAATCGGCTTTGATTCAAAAACTTGAAAGTATTGGAATCAAACAAGAACCTATTCTTTTTCATAAGGATTCTTCCGATTACCCCATTCGAAAAACTATCCGTATCAAAGACAAAGAAATTATAGGTTACCCTGTGTTAATCCCAAATCTTGACCCAAATGATTCTATCCTCTTACAAGAAGTCGGTCTCGGTGGTCGCCGTAAAATGGGCTGTGGTCACTTTGTGGGAGTTAGATGA